In Thermotomaculum hydrothermale, a single genomic region encodes these proteins:
- a CDS encoding complex I 51 kDa subunit family protein, with product MKQIKKKILFGEYVSGVGLKKALSKKPDEVVEEVKKSGLRGRGGAGFPTGLKWEFALKEKGDEKYVICNADEGEPGTFKDRKLLMEQPEKVIEGLTIAGYAIGAKQGYIYLRGEYIYILPTLEKTIEQLKKENLLGKNILDSGFDFDIEIRLGAGAYVCGEEFALIESMNGYRGEPRNKPPFPTQKGFRDKPTVVNNVETLCFIPYILSKGAEWFKSFGTEGSTGTKLFSISGDIEHPGVYELELGVTLNEVLELVGARNPKAVQVGGASGICVAKKDFDKPISFQGLPPGGSIIVFGENRDMLKVLKNFLEFFVEESCGQCTPCREGNYRLLEGVEMLEKGECSVRYVRELLTLCDVMKTSSKCGLGQTSPNCFLSILENFKDEIIYR from the coding sequence ATGAAACAGATAAAGAAAAAAATTCTTTTTGGAGAATATGTTAGCGGTGTGGGGTTAAAAAAAGCACTCTCTAAAAAGCCTGATGAGGTAGTGGAAGAGGTTAAAAAATCAGGTTTGAGGGGAAGAGGGGGAGCAGGATTCCCAACTGGTTTAAAATGGGAGTTTGCCTTAAAAGAAAAGGGAGATGAAAAGTATGTTATTTGCAATGCAGACGAGGGAGAGCCTGGAACTTTTAAAGATAGAAAACTGCTGATGGAACAGCCTGAAAAAGTGATTGAAGGCTTAACAATTGCCGGCTATGCAATAGGGGCAAAACAGGGCTATATCTATTTGAGGGGAGAGTATATTTACATCTTGCCGACCCTTGAAAAAACAATTGAACAATTGAAAAAGGAAAATTTGTTAGGGAAAAATATTCTTGATTCAGGTTTTGATTTTGACATAGAGATAAGGTTAGGGGCTGGTGCCTATGTTTGTGGAGAAGAATTTGCTCTTATTGAATCAATGAACGGATACAGGGGAGAGCCGAGAAATAAGCCTCCTTTCCCTACTCAAAAGGGATTTAGAGACAAGCCAACAGTTGTTAACAATGTGGAAACACTGTGTTTCATCCCATACATACTTTCTAAGGGTGCTGAATGGTTTAAGTCTTTCGGAACAGAAGGCTCAACAGGTACAAAGCTTTTTTCAATTTCAGGTGATATTGAGCATCCAGGGGTTTACGAGCTTGAGTTGGGGGTAACTTTAAATGAAGTATTAGAGCTTGTTGGGGCAAGAAATCCAAAAGCAGTTCAGGTTGGAGGTGCATCAGGGATTTGTGTGGCAAAAAAGGATTTTGATAAACCTATCTCATTTCAGGGCTTACCTCCCGGTGGTTCAATAATTGTTTTTGGAGAAAACAGAGATATGTTGAAGGTTCTTAAAAATTTCCTTGAGTTTTTTGTTGAGGAGTCGTGCGGCCAGTGTACTCCGTGCAGAGAGGGAAATTACAGGCTTCTTGAAGGTGTTGAAATGCTTGAAAAAGGTGAATGCTCGGTAAGGTATGTCAGGGAATTGTTAACCTTATGCGATGTAATGAAAACATCTTCAAAGTGCGGGCTTGGGCAGACATCTCCAAATTGCTTTCTTTCAATTTTAGAAAACTTTAAAGACGAAATTATATACAGATGA
- the nuoE gene encoding NADH-quinone oxidoreductase subunit NuoE → MASIDICSKQELTTILERFKPQRDNLLPILNEINKKFGYISPVAMMEIAEYLDIPVAEIHGVISFYHFLSTEKKGKYIIRLCKTISCEMAGKEKIARMLEKELGIKFGETTSDGMFSLEYTNCIGMCDHGPAMLVNEKVYAKLTPEKVIEIVDELKKRGQL, encoded by the coding sequence ATGGCAAGTATTGATATTTGTAGTAAACAGGAGTTGACTACCATTTTAGAGCGTTTTAAACCGCAGAGGGATAATTTGTTGCCTATTTTAAATGAAATTAATAAAAAGTTTGGTTACATTAGCCCGGTTGCAATGATGGAGATAGCCGAGTACCTTGATATCCCTGTTGCGGAAATTCACGGAGTAATATCCTTTTATCACTTTTTAAGCACTGAGAAAAAGGGGAAGTATATTATTCGCCTTTGCAAGACAATTTCCTGTGAGATGGCTGGAAAAGAGAAAATTGCGAGAATGCTTGAGAAGGAGTTGGGGATTAAATTTGGAGAAACAACCTCTGACGGTATGTTTTCCCTTGAATACACTAATTGCATAGGAATGTGCGACCATGGTCCTGCCATGCTTGTTAATGAAAAGGTTTACGCTAAGCTAACCCCTGAAAAGGTTATTGAAATTGTTGACGAATTGAAGAAAAGAGGACAGCTATGA
- a CDS encoding NADH-dependent [FeFe] hydrogenase, group A6: MSSEMINIKIEGKEFQVEKGTTILEACKMAGIKIPTLCYHPDLTVAGICRICVVEIEGMNTLTPACAFHIERNVSIKTNSPKIRKARRINLDLLLAEHYGDCYTCVRNGKCELQKLAKDYGVDNYRFPSVTEPKYEIDNSSYAIVRDQNKCISCKRCIRTCIDLQQVGALETFGRGHGVKISTALNKPIADVICINCGQCINRCPTGALRANDPADYIWEAIDDPDKFVIIQTAPSPRAAIGEEFGYPPGTSVTKKLNAALRRIGFDRVFDTNFAADLTIMEEGSELIERLRRKIVEGDRGVKIPMITSCSPGWVKFAEHYYPDYLDHLSTCKSPQQMFGAIIKTYYAQKAGIDPSKIVTVALMPCAAKKFECNRPEMNDSGFKDVDYGLTTREMATMIKEAGIDLKDMPEEDFDHPLGLGSGAGLIFGATGGVMEAAIRTVYEIVTGKPVPFKNLDVTPIRGMEGVREASLKIENTLPEYKWLEGVTLNVAVAHGTANAKKIMDKIVKGEADYHFIEIMACPGGCLGGGGQPIPTTPEIRMARARAIYEEEKNLPVRKSHENPEIQQLYREFLKHPLSDVSHKLLHTHYTPRGKYFFVG; encoded by the coding sequence ATGAGCAGTGAAATGATAAATATTAAAATAGAAGGAAAAGAATTTCAGGTTGAAAAGGGTACAACAATTTTAGAAGCCTGTAAAATGGCAGGGATAAAAATTCCCACCCTTTGTTATCATCCTGATTTAACAGTAGCAGGGATTTGCAGGATTTGTGTTGTTGAAATAGAGGGAATGAACACTTTAACACCTGCCTGTGCATTTCATATTGAGAGAAATGTTTCAATAAAGACAAATTCACCTAAAATAAGGAAGGCAAGAAGAATTAACCTTGATTTGCTTCTGGCTGAGCATTACGGGGATTGTTACACCTGTGTCAGAAACGGTAAGTGTGAATTACAAAAACTTGCTAAAGATTATGGTGTTGATAATTACAGATTTCCAAGCGTAACAGAGCCTAAGTACGAAATTGACAATTCTTCCTATGCAATTGTTAGAGACCAGAATAAGTGCATTTCATGTAAAAGGTGTATTAGAACCTGTATTGATTTGCAGCAGGTTGGAGCCCTTGAAACATTTGGCAGGGGGCATGGTGTAAAAATTTCCACTGCATTAAATAAACCAATTGCAGATGTAATCTGTATAAATTGCGGCCAATGTATAAACAGGTGTCCAACAGGTGCTTTAAGGGCAAATGACCCTGCTGATTACATCTGGGAAGCTATTGATGACCCTGACAAATTTGTAATAATCCAGACCGCACCTTCACCGAGGGCGGCAATTGGGGAAGAGTTTGGATATCCTCCAGGCACTTCTGTTACAAAAAAATTAAATGCTGCTTTAAGAAGGATAGGTTTTGACAGGGTGTTTGATACAAACTTTGCAGCAGATTTAACAATTATGGAGGAGGGAAGCGAGTTAATTGAAAGGTTGAGAAGAAAGATTGTTGAAGGGGACAGAGGGGTTAAAATTCCTATGATTACCTCATGTTCTCCCGGCTGGGTTAAATTTGCAGAGCATTACTATCCTGACTATTTAGACCATCTTTCAACTTGCAAATCTCCCCAGCAGATGTTTGGTGCAATTATAAAAACATACTATGCTCAAAAGGCAGGTATAGACCCGTCAAAGATTGTTACTGTTGCTTTAATGCCGTGTGCAGCAAAAAAGTTTGAGTGCAACAGACCTGAAATGAATGACAGCGGGTTTAAAGATGTTGACTATGGGCTTACAACAAGGGAAATGGCAACAATGATTAAAGAGGCGGGCATTGATTTAAAGGATATGCCGGAAGAAGACTTCGACCATCCTTTAGGTTTAGGCTCTGGTGCAGGCCTTATTTTTGGCGCAACAGGCGGTGTTATGGAAGCGGCAATAAGGACAGTTTATGAGATTGTGACAGGGAAGCCTGTGCCCTTTAAAAACCTTGATGTTACCCCAATAAGGGGAATGGAAGGGGTCAGGGAAGCATCTCTAAAAATTGAAAATACCCTTCCTGAATACAAATGGCTTGAAGGTGTTACCTTAAATGTTGCAGTGGCTCACGGTACTGCGAATGCTAAAAAGATAATGGATAAAATAGTAAAAGGGGAAGCAGATTACCATTTTATTGAGATAATGGCTTGTCCTGGCGGTTGCCTTGGAGGAGGAGGCCAGCCAATTCCAACAACACCTGAGATAAGAATGGCAAGGGCAAGGGCAATTTACGAAGAGGAGAAGAATTTGCCTGTTAGAAAATCCCACGAAAACCCGGAAATACAGCAGCTTTACAGGGAATTTTTGAAGCACCCTTTAAGCGATGTATCACATAAACTTTTACACACTCACTATACCCCAAGGGGCAAATACTTTTTTGTAGGGTAA
- a CDS encoding M23 family metallopeptidase → MKNLILIALLAYWPLLKNNGITGTFSEYRFNHIHAGFDLSTNGKTGYPVRCFDDGYVYMIKVKKRGYGNVVYIKHPKRKLISVYGHLKCFNKAIQKIADNYKKIRKTKYPGLIVLGDKKIKIKKGAIVGLSGESGEGLPHLHFELRDYNNNPVDASKYGFDTRFDTTYPVISGLKIIPQDSFSSFNGKTKEGYLKAYRKRKNKFELRKFNISGNILFALSAYDTAGRGKVGVKSINFYLNGKPVYVFNPERFSFDNFKQSCCVYDFEDTSLFPTKYFYNLFKIKGCTLSVSQMLTQYPFKKGENALKIVVSDFHNNKSVLTATFNYTKFKGKPAFFSPLSVVVNDRVIFAKEIENLIDFKAYAVFPYNYEKREFVYKNFKISLVGINKEKRLLKIKKIKDFKGFLIPVKDSFFKIERENEFVKSVKYTFFLKNIDKKYGIYFFNRLRKRWIFIGDKTEKDSISADYYRVGEIGVFIDNVPPEIKGKPYYFDGKFVIKAIDIGKGIDEDSIVFKSDKNEYKLEYDRDRRWLFYEGKVLKGKYTLELLDYAGNKITKTILVK, encoded by the coding sequence ATGAAAAATCTAATTTTAATAGCCCTGCTTGCTTACTGGCCTCTTTTAAAAAACAATGGGATTACAGGCACATTTTCCGAGTACAGGTTTAACCACATTCACGCAGGATTTGATTTATCCACAAACGGGAAAACAGGCTATCCTGTCAGGTGTTTTGACGATGGCTATGTTTATATGATAAAGGTTAAGAAAAGGGGATATGGAAATGTTGTTTACATAAAGCACCCAAAGAGAAAATTGATTTCAGTTTACGGTCATCTTAAATGTTTTAACAAGGCTATTCAAAAAATTGCAGATAATTACAAAAAGATAAGAAAAACAAAGTATCCCGGTTTAATTGTGCTTGGGGATAAAAAGATAAAAATAAAAAAAGGTGCAATAGTTGGGTTGAGCGGAGAATCTGGAGAAGGATTGCCACACCTTCACTTTGAATTAAGGGATTACAACAACAACCCTGTTGACGCATCTAAATACGGTTTTGATACAAGGTTTGACACAACCTATCCTGTAATTTCTGGCTTAAAGATAATACCTCAGGATTCTTTTTCCTCTTTTAACGGAAAAACTAAAGAGGGGTATTTAAAGGCATACAGGAAGAGGAAAAACAAATTTGAATTAAGAAAATTCAACATTTCAGGCAATATCCTTTTTGCTTTAAGCGCCTATGATACTGCTGGAAGGGGGAAGGTGGGGGTAAAGAGTATAAATTTTTACCTGAATGGCAAGCCTGTTTATGTTTTTAATCCTGAAAGATTTTCCTTTGATAATTTCAAGCAATCCTGCTGTGTTTACGATTTTGAAGACACTTCCCTTTTCCCAACAAAGTATTTTTATAATCTTTTCAAAATCAAAGGCTGCACTTTAAGTGTTTCTCAAATGCTAACTCAATACCCTTTTAAAAAGGGTGAAAATGCTTTAAAGATTGTTGTTTCAGACTTTCACAATAACAAATCTGTTTTAACGGCAACCTTTAATTACACTAAATTTAAGGGTAAGCCGGCTTTTTTTTCACCGCTTTCTGTTGTGGTAAATGACAGGGTAATTTTTGCAAAAGAAATTGAGAATTTGATTGATTTTAAGGCTTATGCAGTATTTCCTTATAATTATGAAAAAAGGGAATTTGTTTATAAAAATTTTAAGATATCTTTAGTGGGAATAAATAAAGAAAAGAGGCTTTTAAAAATAAAAAAGATTAAAGATTTTAAGGGCTTTCTAATACCTGTTAAAGATTCTTTTTTCAAGATTGAAAGAGAAAATGAGTTTGTAAAAAGTGTTAAATATACATTTTTTCTTAAAAACATTGATAAAAAATACGGAATTTACTTTTTTAATAGATTAAGAAAAAGGTGGATTTTTATTGGTGATAAAACAGAAAAAGATTCTATATCAGCAGATTATTACAGGGTTGGTGAAATTGGTGTTTTTATTGACAATGTTCCCCCTGAAATTAAAGGCAAACCTTATTACTTTGATGGAAAGTTTGTTATTAAAGCAATAGATATTGGTAAGGGAATTGACGAAGACTCAATTGTTTTTAAAAGCGACAAAAATGAGTACAAACTTGAATACGATAGAGATAGAAGGTGGCTTTTTTACGAGGGGAAGGTATTAAAGGGGAAATACACACTTGAGTTGTTAGATTATGCGGGCAACAAAATTACAAAGACAATTCTTGTGAAATAA
- a CDS encoding NAD(P)/FAD-dependent oxidoreductase, giving the protein MEKFDYIIVGGGPASRILNKYIHFFHKDAKTAVFREEERIVNHCGTPYIVEGEIPWEKGLIKEEIVTRWGTPIIVEKVVDGNPEEKYVLTEKGNKYYYDKLIFATGTDQIIPDIPGKDLKNILKVRKTVDLKETMKILEGINNVVVLGAGYIGLEFAVSLKNMGKNVTVIELMPHVLGGRLDDKYISMIEEHLEEKGIKLLTGKKAVKFIGKEKVEAVELEDGTKIETDAVLSAVGVRPLTDYAEKFGLKTSKNGIVVNEYFETGVKDIYAIGDCIETKHFVTGKPFPGKLGSNAGQMARILGLNFGGIKRPYEGVINATVTKVGDIAIANAGLTEKDAIDNGFEVITGYGESTCMYVNMPNHKKVYVKVIYNKENLQFIGAELIGKFNPAGFIETATQLILMKANLYDVIGYHYSSHPELTPKTSHPYFAFASEEVLKKLIKDKRIP; this is encoded by the coding sequence ATGGAGAAGTTTGATTACATAATAGTTGGGGGCGGGCCGGCATCAAGGATTTTAAATAAGTATATCCATTTTTTTCATAAAGATGCAAAAACTGCTGTTTTCAGGGAAGAAGAGAGGATTGTTAACCATTGCGGCACTCCGTATATCGTTGAAGGGGAAATACCCTGGGAAAAGGGATTGATAAAAGAGGAGATTGTTACAAGGTGGGGGACTCCAATTATAGTTGAAAAGGTTGTTGACGGGAATCCGGAAGAAAAGTATGTGTTAACAGAGAAGGGAAACAAATACTACTACGATAAATTGATTTTTGCAACAGGTACAGACCAGATTATCCCCGATATTCCAGGTAAAGACTTAAAGAATATCTTAAAGGTTAGAAAAACTGTTGATTTAAAAGAAACAATGAAGATTTTAGAGGGGATAAACAATGTTGTTGTTTTAGGCGCAGGTTACATCGGGCTTGAATTTGCCGTTTCACTTAAAAACATGGGAAAAAATGTTACAGTAATTGAATTGATGCCCCATGTTTTAGGGGGAAGATTGGACGATAAATACATCTCAATGATAGAAGAACACCTTGAAGAAAAAGGAATTAAGCTTCTAACAGGCAAAAAAGCTGTGAAATTTATCGGTAAGGAAAAGGTTGAGGCTGTTGAACTTGAAGATGGGACAAAAATTGAAACAGATGCGGTTTTGTCTGCTGTTGGAGTCAGGCCTTTAACTGATTATGCTGAAAAATTTGGCCTTAAAACATCAAAGAATGGAATTGTTGTAAACGAATACTTTGAAACAGGGGTTAAAGACATATACGCAATAGGGGATTGCATTGAAACAAAGCACTTTGTTACAGGAAAACCATTTCCCGGCAAATTAGGTTCAAACGCCGGGCAGATGGCAAGGATTTTAGGGTTAAATTTTGGCGGTATAAAGAGGCCTTATGAAGGTGTTATAAATGCAACAGTAACAAAGGTTGGGGATATTGCAATAGCAAATGCAGGGTTAACCGAAAAGGATGCAATAGATAACGGCTTTGAGGTAATCACAGGCTATGGTGAATCAACCTGTATGTATGTAAATATGCCAAATCACAAAAAGGTTTATGTTAAGGTGATATACAATAAGGAAAATTTACAGTTTATAGGGGCAGAGTTAATTGGAAAATTCAATCCAGCAGGGTTTATTGAAACCGCAACTCAATTGATTTTAATGAAGGCAAATTTATACGATGTTATAGGTTATCACTATTCATCACACCCTGAATTAACTCCAAAAACATCTCACCCATACTTTGCATTTGCATCAGAAGAGGTTTTGAAAAAATTGATTAAAGATAAGAGAATACCTTAA
- a CDS encoding glycoside hydrolase family protein, with protein sequence MKKLLFIFIFFAPLLIFSQTLQFSPLPACWQKSENGKSAKINLNHKVVLFNKSETTEDYILRIFNSEGVKIGYKTGTLNPFQKEEVEINSLVEEGKTPASVKVIGNNIVFIIVSNDNNGERLTAFWLPDVGARQTMWINHLAPEREQFFTSLSVSAFTDCNLTWNDANTVEDLGLLNEEKTMTFELASIYPSNIPQEVSMANIETGENQNAIGIECFGNWDDKITFATLPATWFSNTRLIFPHIAYSKTLYWTGLIIGNPNNEEANIKIRFMGEDGSVIQTQHTKIPSLNRIVMLFAHQNTSNPPLPEDIPEGTAWLDVYSDKPLTGFELFGGNDTTKADYMEGIRATCEPFEKGVAPYIIDSSNRWTGIAIVNSLSIPVSANLKLLSPSGEVVETKTLDFNPFEKKVDLLRNIFDRSNVALEGSLIIEPSVKGALTGIIVFGDDNVTPRKILGGYEIIPLNENRMYGPYRGEISLPRFGINSPKFPGGADQHVTTPSQEDVENEIAWVSSGQPYRFALRHLQSRDVFYSEWIDENNTENREEFLRNSQGFSVMPTIVGFKPYWTGIDDDESIPIDMNSPDDVQKLKDYVTDVVTTFPELKYYEILNETFGEETYGEENFAKIIDTTVDTAKSIDPDIKFSFPHLLGTLDSILVNQLNKLVAFAHNYPETMAKIDVYGIHYYGPWQNYADIVRDYLLSPMDEGMLPEKPWVISETGISTKTDIHTVTNENGIEPGLKNQASYMVKMFTISFALGAETCLVHSFQSGSTGGGWAGYGIIDDDTKRKPSICALRMFADSVRDFTFVDTLKEGEDGIWLYRFNNAQRLKGDAYIAWKDDGVSASDSTITLPSLAGEYVEIVELVPEDCPGYAGDMAQFNPDDIFNIETGFVDDNGNITVNFGEYPVLIRASEKRDTTKIYINSSNSFGTIQNLLGVIAGPYTPPQTPFYDLTEKLQDIGVTTIRNNGYYDDSLDIEGIFQCPDDSVYPSWDCDANNDSYYHWDASDRTYSSIVDGGFEPFLRVGGETQSYYKHHDFAGPREDQEDNWIIAAKKMVDRYKNWNSHPNAFPYLDIWTEWPNSNFFDRTDSEFLTFWVKVFKELKSDYPELKVGGPGILKPTIDVINGVTENNKAIMFLLKLYNENVKPDWIGFHMWKSDPCLYYKAVKQYRDLLDGKGDFSSVPWAGTGFFDGVEIICDAYGYGKDYDAEDGSGPIPYSNEYLFNVMNGKQGAAMLCADFIALQQGGVVRAYYYRSSDERSTSPDAGPNDENRGWTGLFYGDENATPKPSSNAFRLYSMLYRNYPKVLTDRFFTVGERGRKLYYIASKGESGIAILISNVEDIPIDTDIYLDGKRLTENSEGKIKIYRVNNTNNGGSPFEWQGHTFRIPPECTEVIVIDN encoded by the coding sequence ATGAAAAAGTTATTATTTATTTTTATTTTTTTTGCACCTCTGTTGATATTCTCTCAAACTCTGCAATTTTCACCTCTGCCTGCCTGCTGGCAAAAGTCAGAAAATGGAAAATCGGCAAAGATTAACCTTAATCACAAGGTGGTTTTATTCAATAAATCTGAAACCACAGAAGATTACATTTTGAGGATTTTTAACAGTGAAGGAGTAAAAATAGGCTATAAAACAGGCACATTAAATCCCTTCCAAAAGGAAGAGGTTGAGATTAATTCCCTTGTTGAAGAAGGAAAAACACCTGCTTCGGTTAAAGTTATTGGAAATAACATTGTTTTTATAATTGTTTCAAACGATAACAATGGAGAAAGGCTAACCGCATTCTGGCTTCCTGATGTGGGGGCAAGACAGACTATGTGGATAAATCACCTTGCACCTGAAAGGGAACAGTTTTTTACATCACTTTCTGTTTCAGCCTTTACAGACTGTAATCTAACATGGAATGATGCAAACACTGTTGAGGATTTAGGTTTATTAAATGAAGAAAAAACAATGACCTTTGAGTTGGCATCAATCTATCCTTCAAACATACCTCAAGAAGTATCAATGGCAAATATTGAAACAGGGGAGAACCAGAATGCAATAGGGATTGAATGCTTTGGAAACTGGGACGATAAAATTACATTTGCAACCCTGCCAGCAACATGGTTTTCAAATACAAGGCTAATATTCCCTCACATTGCATACAGCAAAACACTATACTGGACAGGGCTTATAATAGGAAATCCAAACAATGAAGAGGCAAATATTAAGATTAGGTTTATGGGAGAGGACGGAAGTGTAATCCAGACTCAACACACAAAAATCCCCTCACTAAACAGAATTGTCATGCTTTTTGCACATCAAAATACATCAAACCCACCCCTTCCTGAGGATATTCCAGAGGGCACAGCATGGCTTGATGTATATTCTGATAAACCTCTAACAGGCTTTGAGCTTTTCGGGGGCAACGATACAACAAAGGCTGATTATATGGAGGGGATAAGGGCAACTTGCGAACCCTTTGAAAAGGGAGTGGCACCTTACATAATTGATTCCTCAAATAGATGGACAGGAATTGCAATTGTAAATTCCCTGTCAATACCTGTATCGGCAAACCTGAAACTCCTCTCGCCATCAGGAGAGGTTGTTGAAACAAAGACATTAGACTTTAACCCATTTGAGAAAAAGGTTGATTTGCTTAGAAATATATTTGATAGAAGCAATGTTGCACTGGAAGGAAGCCTGATTATTGAACCAAGCGTAAAGGGAGCGTTAACCGGTATTATTGTTTTTGGAGACGATAATGTTACGCCGAGAAAAATTTTAGGCGGCTATGAAATTATCCCCTTAAACGAAAATAGAATGTACGGGCCTTACAGGGGAGAAATTAGTTTGCCAAGATTCGGGATAAATTCACCTAAATTCCCCGGCGGTGCTGACCAGCATGTAACAACACCATCTCAGGAAGATGTTGAAAATGAAATAGCGTGGGTATCATCAGGCCAGCCCTATAGATTTGCATTAAGACACCTTCAAAGCAGAGATGTTTTTTATTCAGAGTGGATAGATGAAAATAATACAGAAAACAGAGAAGAATTTTTAAGAAACTCTCAAGGCTTTTCTGTTATGCCAACAATTGTTGGATTTAAGCCTTACTGGACAGGGATTGATGATGATGAAAGCATCCCAATTGATATGAATAGTCCTGATGATGTGCAAAAACTGAAAGACTATGTTACAGATGTCGTTACTACATTCCCGGAGTTAAAATACTATGAGATTTTAAATGAGACATTTGGAGAGGAAACATACGGTGAGGAGAACTTTGCAAAGATAATTGACACCACTGTTGACACAGCTAAATCAATTGACCCTGATATAAAGTTTAGTTTCCCTCACCTTTTAGGTACCCTTGATTCAATATTGGTAAATCAGTTGAACAAACTGGTTGCATTTGCACACAATTACCCTGAAACAATGGCAAAAATTGATGTGTATGGGATACACTATTACGGCCCATGGCAAAACTATGCAGATATTGTCAGGGATTATCTGCTTTCACCTATGGATGAAGGCATGCTTCCTGAAAAACCGTGGGTTATATCTGAAACAGGAATCAGCACAAAAACAGACATTCATACTGTAACAAATGAAAACGGGATAGAACCGGGATTAAAGAACCAAGCCTCGTATATGGTTAAAATGTTCACTATAAGTTTCGCCCTCGGTGCTGAAACATGCCTTGTACACAGTTTTCAAAGCGGCTCAACTGGCGGGGGCTGGGCAGGTTACGGAATAATTGACGACGACACAAAGAGAAAACCCTCAATCTGTGCTTTAAGAATGTTTGCTGACTCTGTAAGGGATTTTACATTTGTTGACACATTAAAAGAGGGCGAAGATGGTATCTGGCTTTACAGGTTTAACAATGCACAAAGGTTAAAGGGAGATGCATACATTGCATGGAAGGACGACGGAGTTTCAGCATCAGATTCAACAATCACATTGCCAAGCCTTGCCGGAGAATATGTTGAAATAGTTGAGCTTGTCCCTGAAGACTGCCCCGGCTATGCAGGGGATATGGCTCAATTTAACCCCGATGATATTTTCAACATTGAAACAGGCTTTGTGGACGACAACGGGAATATAACAGTCAACTTCGGGGAATACCCTGTTTTAATCAGGGCAAGCGAGAAAAGGGATACAACTAAAATTTACATTAATTCATCAAATTCCTTCGGCACAATACAGAATCTATTAGGAGTAATTGCAGGGCCTTACACCCCTCCTCAAACACCTTTTTACGATTTAACTGAAAAATTGCAGGATATTGGAGTAACCACAATTAGAAACAACGGCTATTACGATGACAGCCTTGATATTGAAGGAATATTTCAATGCCCTGATGACTCTGTTTATCCCTCGTGGGATTGCGATGCAAATAATGACAGTTATTACCATTGGGATGCAAGCGACAGAACTTATTCATCAATTGTTGACGGAGGCTTTGAGCCTTTTTTAAGAGTGGGGGGAGAAACCCAATCCTATTACAAACACCATGACTTTGCAGGGCCAAGGGAAGACCAGGAAGACAACTGGATTATTGCCGCCAAAAAGATGGTTGACAGGTATAAAAACTGGAATTCACACCCAAACGCATTCCCTTACCTTGATATATGGACAGAGTGGCCTAACTCAAACTTTTTTGACAGAACAGATTCAGAATTCCTTACCTTCTGGGTAAAGGTGTTTAAAGAGTTAAAGTCAGATTACCCTGAATTAAAAGTTGGAGGGCCAGGAATTTTAAAACCAACCATTGATGTAATAAACGGAGTTACCGAAAATAATAAAGCAATAATGTTTTTACTAAAACTTTACAATGAGAATGTAAAACCTGATTGGATTGGATTTCACATGTGGAAAAGCGACCCCTGTCTATACTATAAGGCTGTTAAGCAGTACAGAGACTTACTTGACGGGAAAGGTGATTTTTCAAGTGTGCCGTGGGCTGGAACAGGATTCTTTGACGGAGTTGAAATAATTTGCGATGCTTATGGCTATGGTAAAGATTATGACGCAGAGGACGGCTCAGGGCCTATACCCTATTCAAACGAATACCTTTTTAATGTTATGAATGGAAAACAGGGCGCTGCTATGCTATGTGCAGATTTTATAGCACTGCAACAGGGGGGCGTCGTTAGGGCTTACTATTACAGAAGCAGCGATGAAAGATCAACCTCTCCAGATGCAGGGCCAAACGATGAAAACAGGGGGTGGACCGGGCTTTTTTACGGTGATGAGAATGCAACTCCAAAACCCTCCTCCAATGCATTTAGATTATATTCAATGCTGTACAGAAATTACCCTAAAGTTTTAACAGACAGATTCTTTACTGTTGGAGAGAGGGGAAGGAAACTTTACTATATTGCATCAAAGGGAGAAAGTGGAATTGCAATCCTTATTTCAAATGTTGAGGACATACCTATTGACACCGACATATACCTTGATGGCAAAAGATTAACAGAAAATAGCGAAGGCAAAATAAAGATTTACAGGGTTAACAATACAAACAACGGAGGCTCTCCATTTGAATGGCAGGGTCACACATTTAGAATACCGCCTGAATGCACCGAGGTTATTGTAATAGACAATTAA